TTGGGACCTCGCGGTCCTGTATGTTCCGACATCCGGCGAGCGAATTGGATGGGCTTTTAGTAATCGACTCGTAAGGAGCGGGTATGAGCACGACAGAAGAACGCACGGACGGTGGCCACGGGGACCACCACCTTCCGGCGACGGAAGACTGGCCCCGGGGGTTCGGCGAGGCGAGCTGGTGGCCCTTCGTCACCGCCATCGGCGCATCGGGTATCTACGTCGGCGCGGCGATGTTCGTCCTCTCGCTGGCCGAGGAACCGCTCATCGGGTCGACTATCAGTGCCGCCACGGTCGTCGGGAGCGTCGGGCTGTTCCTCGTCGGCCTCTACGGCTGGCTCTACCACGCGTTCGTCTCCGACTTCTGGGAGCGCGGGACCAACGAACACTCCGGGCGCACGCTGAAGTTCGCGATGCTCCTGTTCCTCGGGACGGAGGTGGCGACGTTCGGCGCCGGGTTCATCTACTACTTCATGGTCCGTGGCACCGACGTCTGGCTCGACGCCGCCGTTCCCGAAGTGTGGGGCAGCCTCGTCATCGTCAACACCGTCATCCTGCTCATCAGCTCGGTGACGCTGCACTACAGCCACCACGCGCTCCTGAACGGGAACCGTGACCGCTTCATCAAGCTGCTCGGCGTGACGCTCCTGCTGGGTATCATCTTCATCGGCGGGCAGGTGTACGAGTACTACGAGTTCATCGTCCACGAAGGGTTCACCCTCACGGAGGGCATCTACGGTTCGGCGTTCTACGGCCTGACCGGGCTCCACGGTCTCCACGTGACGATGGGCGCCGTCCTGCTCGGCATCGTCTTTGCACGGGCGTACTACGGCCAGTACTCCCCTGAACGCCACACGTCCATCTCGACGGCCTCGATGTACTGGCACTTCGTCGACGTCGTCTGGGTGTTCCTGGTCGTCGTCCTCTACATGGGCGCGAACCTGGTCTGAAGGGACGTCGCCGCCTCCGATTCCACAGTCATGGAACAGTTAGACGTCAGCGACGGGTTCGACGTCCACGAGTACCGTCACGGGCTGAAGCTACGCAAACAGGACCGTGGGACGATGATCCTCGAGAACCGCCAGGGGTTCACCTGTCCCGCCTGTGGCGAGGCGTTCGAGCGCCTCTTCGTCAGCGAGAAACGGACGAACACCTTCGGCGACCCCGGCGCCCCGTTCTGTCTGGTCCGGACCGACGCGGAACTGTTACTCTTGACACACTGACCGCACGGTCAAGTCCCCGGAGACACGTTCGCCGTGGTTCGAGGCCCAGACGAGTGGCGACTATCGACAGAGAATGAAACGATATTTGAAGCCGTTCGGTAATACGGATACACATGCGAGATGCGCAGCGGCGTGACCAAATCTTCGTTGCCCTCGCCTGCGAACGGCGGCGAGTTGCGCTCTCCTTGCTGTCCGACCACCAGGAACTGACGCTCCCGGACCTGGCCGATGAGATCGCCGAGCGAGAGCACCGGAGGTCCCTCACCGACATCCCCCCGGAGACCGTTCGCGAACTGTATCTCGAGCTGTACCACCAGCACGTTCCCCGGCTGGAGGGCGCGGACCTCATCACCTACAGCCAGGACCAGGACCGCGTCGCGGTGACCGACCTCGGCCGGGAAGTCGAGCGACAGCTGCTCACCCCGGTCGAGTCGTTGCTTTCGTGACCCTCCATGACGGCGGCAAGCAGAATCGGGCCGCTCGTTCCGTGCTTCGAATGCCGCTACGACGTAGCCGTCACTCGCGAGGATACGTACGGGGGAAGGAAGCCGGTGGAGGGATTTGAACCCTCGGCCTAATCCTTACGAAGGATTCGCTCTAGCCAGTCTGAGCTACACCGGCACGCGGCGTGTCTCTCAGCACTCGAACAGTGTGCCATAACCGCAATAAGGATTGCGAATCAGGGGCCGTGAGCGATGCGTTCCCACGCCGTCCAAGGACAGTTAGACCGTCCTTCGACGCCGATTCAGCGCCGGAGGCGAACGTCGAGGACCACGTTCTGTTCGCCGGGCGCGTACGAACGGACGGCCCGGCGCGCCTCGACGGACACCTCGTAGTCGGGTTCGGCCGCCGCGCGGATCGCTCGCTCGCCCGGCCCGAACAGGGCGTCGTCGGACTGGATGTCGTAGTAGTGGAGCACACAGTCCTCGCCGGCGAGCAGAACGGCCGTCTCGAGGAACTCGTCGGCGCTGTGCGGGAGATTCATCACGATGCGATCGGCCCAGCCTTCGTAGTCGGCCGCCACCTCGCGCACGTCGCCACAGATGCCCGTCACCCGGTCCGCGACGCCGTTTCGCTCGGCGTTGGCCCGGAGATACTCGATAGCCGTCTCGTTGATGTCGGTCCCCACGCACGTCGCGCCGCGCTTCGCGAACGGGACGACGAACGGGCCGACACCGGCGAACATGTCGAACGCCTGCTCGCCGGCGTCCACCTGCTCGACGACGCGGTGGCGCTCTGTCGCGAGTCGGGGCGAGAAGTAGACCTCGGCGAGGTCGAGTGCGAACGCACAGCCGTACTCACGGTGGACGACTTCGGTGGTGTCGCCCGCGAGGACCACCCAGTCGCGAACGCGCTGTTCGCCTTTGATCTTCGAGGCACGGTTGAGGACGCCCTCGACCGGGAGGTCCGAGGTCACGATGGCTTCGGCGACCTCTCGGGCACGCTGAGGGTCATCCTCGTCGATTATGACGAGGGCACCGATGCGTTCGTAGCTCGGCTCGAACCCGAGGATGTCCGCGGGCATGGTCTGCCCCTCCCGAACCGGCGCGTCGAACTCCACGACGGCGTACTCGTCCGGAACGTGCGTGGGGTCGGTGACGGGGACGTAGAGCCAGCCCTCCTCGACCGTGATGTCGTACCCGTCGTCGACGAGATCCGCCTCGGCGAGTCGTTTCCGGGTCGCCTCGCCGTCCTCTCGCCGGACACGAACGCAGGGAACGCCCATACCACCCCTCCCCCACCGTCGGCGGTAAGCCTGACGCTTCGCGCCACTTATCCCCG
This DNA window, taken from Haloarcula ordinaria, encodes the following:
- a CDS encoding cytochrome c oxidase subunit 3, with the protein product MSTTEERTDGGHGDHHLPATEDWPRGFGEASWWPFVTAIGASGIYVGAAMFVLSLAEEPLIGSTISAATVVGSVGLFLVGLYGWLYHAFVSDFWERGTNEHSGRTLKFAMLLFLGTEVATFGAGFIYYFMVRGTDVWLDAAVPEVWGSLVIVNTVILLISSVTLHYSHHALLNGNRDRFIKLLGVTLLLGIIFIGGQVYEYYEFIVHEGFTLTEGIYGSAFYGLTGLHGLHVTMGAVLLGIVFARAYYGQYSPERHTSISTASMYWHFVDVVWVFLVVVLYMGANLV
- a CDS encoding DUF7385 family protein — its product is MEQLDVSDGFDVHEYRHGLKLRKQDRGTMILENRQGFTCPACGEAFERLFVSEKRTNTFGDPGAPFCLVRTDAELLLLTH
- a CDS encoding DUF7344 domain-containing protein; the encoded protein is MRDAQRRDQIFVALACERRRVALSLLSDHQELTLPDLADEIAEREHRRSLTDIPPETVRELYLELYHQHVPRLEGADLITYSQDQDRVAVTDLGREVERQLLTPVESLLS
- a CDS encoding class I SAM-dependent methyltransferase, with product MGVPCVRVRREDGEATRKRLAEADLVDDGYDITVEEGWLYVPVTDPTHVPDEYAVVEFDAPVREGQTMPADILGFEPSYERIGALVIIDEDDPQRAREVAEAIVTSDLPVEGVLNRASKIKGEQRVRDWVVLAGDTTEVVHREYGCAFALDLAEVYFSPRLATERHRVVEQVDAGEQAFDMFAGVGPFVVPFAKRGATCVGTDINETAIEYLRANAERNGVADRVTGICGDVREVAADYEGWADRIVMNLPHSADEFLETAVLLAGEDCVLHYYDIQSDDALFGPGERAIRAAAEPDYEVSVEARRAVRSYAPGEQNVVLDVRLRR